The following coding sequences lie in one Hymenobacter sp. J193 genomic window:
- a CDS encoding restriction endonuclease subunit S has product MLNGAFGLVPEKLNGFVSSADIPALTFKNQESAGFFLNWMLASYKTLALERTGTSTTLKRISKEGFLSSAIWLPSVKEQQKIAATFSSLDDLITAQNAKLAALQAHKRGLMQALFPAEGETVPKLRFSEFQDAGEWEEKKFGQLGNLVSGLTYSPKDVRENGLLVLRSSNVQNGKIALDDCVYVTPTVKGANLSKPNDILICVRNGSKALIGKNALIPDGMPLCTHGAFMTVFRSPNPAFVFQLLQSDSYNKQVSEDLGATINSINGNQLLKYIFYVPELEEQKKIAECLSALDDSITAQSQKIEALKLHKKGLMQRLFPALLEAAV; this is encoded by the coding sequence TTGTTGAATGGTGCCTTCGGATTGGTGCCAGAGAAACTGAATGGATTTGTTTCTTCGGCTGATATTCCTGCACTGACTTTTAAAAATCAAGAAAGCGCAGGCTTCTTTCTTAACTGGATGCTCGCCAGTTATAAAACGCTTGCATTAGAAAGGACTGGCACTAGCACGACTCTGAAACGAATTTCAAAGGAAGGCTTTCTCAGTTCTGCTATCTGGCTACCAAGTGTAAAAGAACAACAGAAGATAGCCGCTACTTTTTCTTCCCTCGACGACCTCATCACCGCGCAAAATGCTAAGCTGGCAGCGCTCCAAGCACACAAGAGGGGGCTAATGCAGGCACTCTTTCCCGCCGAAGGAGAAACGGTGCCCAAGCTAAGGTTTTCAGAGTTTCAGGATGCGGGGGAGTGGGAAGAGAAGAAGTTCGGGCAACTTGGTAACCTTGTTTCTGGCCTAACATATAGTCCCAAAGATGTTAGGGAAAATGGTTTGCTTGTGTTGAGGTCAAGTAACGTTCAAAACGGCAAAATTGCTCTTGACGATTGTGTGTATGTTACACCAACGGTTAAGGGAGCAAACCTGTCAAAACCAAACGATATTCTGATTTGCGTTCGAAACGGCTCCAAAGCGTTGATTGGTAAAAATGCCCTTATTCCTGACGGAATGCCGCTATGTACTCATGGCGCATTCATGACTGTTTTTAGGTCACCTAATCCAGCTTTCGTTTTCCAACTTCTTCAGAGTGATTCATACAACAAGCAGGTTTCTGAAGATTTAGGAGCAACAATTAATTCCATAAATGGAAACCAGCTACTTAAATACATATTTTATGTTCCCGAACTAGAGGAACAAAAGAAAATTGCCGAGTGCCTTTCCGCTCTCGATGACAGTATCACGGCGCAAAGCCAAAAGATAGAAGCCCTCAAACTTCATAAGAAAGGGTTGATGCAGAGGCTGTTTCCAGCGCTACTTGAGGCCGCCGTATGA
- a CDS encoding DUF1016 domain-containing protein: MAFELKIGRFMPEHLGQLGFYLEALDRDVRKPHENPSIGVLLCRDQDEELVEYALSRNLSPALIAQYTLQLPDKKLLQARLHEILTR, translated from the coding sequence GTGGCTTTTGAGCTGAAGATTGGCCGGTTTATGCCCGAACACCTGGGCCAGCTGGGCTTTTACCTCGAAGCCCTTGACCGCGACGTGAGAAAGCCCCACGAGAACCCCAGCATCGGGGTGCTGCTGTGCCGCGACCAGGACGAGGAGCTGGTGGAGTACGCTCTTTCACGCAACCTTTCGCCCGCCCTCATTGCCCAATACACCTTGCAGCTGCCCGATAAAAAGCTGTTGCAAGCCCGCCTGCACGAAATTCTAACCCGCTAA
- a CDS encoding DUF1016 domain-containing protein, which translates to MRELHPTAGQAFKDSYVLEFLGLPEAHSEADLQKALLRHMKAFILELGSDFIFVGEEYRLQVGNQDFYIDLLFFHRA; encoded by the coding sequence TTGAGAGAATTACACCCCACTGCTGGCCAGGCGTTTAAAGACAGCTACGTGCTGGAGTTTCTGGGCTTGCCCGAAGCGCACAGCGAGGCCGACCTGCAAAAAGCGCTGCTCCGGCACATGAAAGCTTTTATCCTAGAGCTGGGCAGCGACTTTATCTTTGTGGGCGAGGAATACCGGCTGCAGGTAGGCAACCAGGATTTTTACATCGACCTGCTGTTCTTCCACCGGGCCTAG
- a CDS encoding AAA family ATPase: protein MTFPTLAELATHFRATLANKKYILLYAYNGTGKTRLSVAFKDAGKTADAADTLYFNAFTEDLFSWHNDLENDTERRLLLNTESRFFNGLRELEMDNRIRPLLQRYADFDFTIDYEAGFVQFHRDIRVADATERADFIKVSRGEENIFVWCFFLAVAQLAVDAEEGSAYSWVKYLYIDDPISSLDDNNAIAVASHLAQLLKRPGNTIKTVISSHHSLFFNVMHNELGNAVKYFLSKNTADGTYAVQDTTDTPFFHHVSLIRDLYQAATAPDGKLYTYHFNILRGVLEKRLASTGSAIFRPASGKPPTTWTATSTPASSTFSATAIIRCLSPGKCCRKTKNISGASSLIS from the coding sequence ATGACATTTCCCACCTTAGCCGAGCTGGCCACGCATTTCCGGGCCACGCTGGCAAATAAGAAGTACATCCTGCTCTACGCCTACAACGGCACGGGCAAAACGCGCCTATCGGTGGCGTTCAAAGACGCGGGCAAAACCGCCGACGCGGCCGATACCCTCTACTTCAATGCGTTTACGGAAGACCTGTTTTCCTGGCACAACGATTTGGAGAACGACACCGAGCGCCGCCTGCTCCTAAACACAGAGTCGCGCTTTTTTAACGGGCTGCGGGAGCTGGAGATGGACAACCGCATCCGCCCGCTCCTGCAGCGCTACGCCGATTTCGACTTCACCATCGACTACGAGGCGGGCTTCGTCCAGTTTCACCGCGACATTCGGGTAGCGGACGCCACGGAGCGCGCCGACTTCATCAAAGTGAGCCGGGGCGAAGAAAACATCTTCGTCTGGTGCTTTTTTCTAGCCGTGGCCCAGCTGGCCGTGGATGCGGAAGAGGGCAGCGCCTACAGCTGGGTGAAGTACCTCTACATCGACGACCCGATTTCTTCGCTCGACGACAACAATGCCATTGCCGTGGCCAGCCACCTGGCCCAACTGCTCAAACGGCCGGGCAATACCATCAAAACGGTTATATCCTCGCACCACTCGCTTTTCTTCAATGTGATGCACAACGAGCTGGGCAACGCCGTGAAGTATTTCCTGAGCAAGAACACCGCCGATGGCACCTACGCGGTGCAGGACACCACCGATACGCCATTCTTCCACCACGTTTCGCTTATCCGCGACCTGTACCAGGCCGCCACCGCACCCGACGGCAAGCTGTACACCTACCACTTCAACATCTTGCGCGGCGTGCTAGAAAAACGGCTAGCTTCCACGGGTTCGGCAATTTTTCGGCCTGCATCCGGCAAGCCCCCGACGACGTGGACGGCAACGTCCACGCCCGCATCATCAACATTCTCAGCCACGGCAATTATTCGCTGTTTGAGCCCCGGGAAATGCTGCCGGAAAACAAAGAATATTTCCGGCGCATCCTCACTGATTTCATGA
- a CDS encoding DUF1016 N-terminal domain-containing protein, whose amino-acid sequence MSKLTTDNQPAFEELLGRIRQTRQAVFAQANTALIDLYWSVGQVISQKVQREAWGKGVVAELARHIARHAPELKGFSDKNLWRMKQFYETYAADTALVRLVRELPWSHNLAIFSRCKTPDERAFYLHLAREKKYGFRELDRQISASLFERSRLGRQNSQRC is encoded by the coding sequence ATGAGTAAGCTGACGACCGATAACCAGCCGGCGTTTGAGGAGCTACTGGGCCGCATCCGGCAGACGCGGCAGGCCGTCTTCGCGCAGGCGAATACCGCGCTGATTGACTTATACTGGTCGGTAGGCCAGGTTATCAGCCAGAAGGTGCAGCGCGAGGCGTGGGGCAAGGGTGTGGTGGCTGAGCTGGCCCGCCACATTGCCCGGCACGCGCCGGAGCTAAAGGGCTTCAGCGACAAAAACCTGTGGCGCATGAAGCAGTTCTACGAAACCTACGCGGCCGACACTGCCCTCGTTCGGCTGGTGCGGGAGCTGCCTTGGTCGCACAATCTGGCCATTTTTTCGCGGTGCAAGACCCCGGACGAGCGAGCGTTCTACCTGCACCTGGCCCGGGAGAAAAAATACGGCTTCCGGGAGCTTGACCGCCAGATTTCGGCGAGCTTGTTTGAGCGCAGCCGGCTAGGGAGGCAAAACTCTCAACGGTGTTGA